TGATTCCCAGTCTGGAGTTCTTCCCACTATCCAGGCTTTCTCCTCAGCCCTGAAAAATGACCCTTGGCCAGCTATTCCCAGAGCTCTCCAGATAATCAGATTCTAAAAGTAATGGcttataataatttttgaaacagGTTCTTCAAGCCTATTTAATCTTCCTCCAGCCTGGGGGAGCAATGTCTTTTCCTGATCTCTTTCTCTTTATATCCTccacattcttttatttatttatttatttatttatttatttggctgtgttgggtctttgttgctatgcgcgggctttctctagttgccgtgagtgggggctactcttcgttgcagtgcacaggcttctcattgtggtggcttctcttgttgtggagcacgggctctaggcacgcgagctcagtagttgtggcgtacaggcttagttgctctgcggcatgtgggatcttcccaggccagggttcaaacccgcgtcccctgccttgacaggaggattcttaaccactgcgccaccagggaagccccctccacattcttttatttcagatgtttgctcttttccttttttttttttttcatttctgtatccaAACACCAACAAATCTTAGTACTATATTTTAGAATTTACTTTGAAGAATGGATCTAAAAGTCACACTCCTCCCTATTAGCCCAAAGGAAGCTGAGAACATGACACTTTTGGCCTCAGGTGAATCTTTTATTACTTCAGACTGAGACATTTTTTCAAGGACAGTAGCACAGTCATTGTCACAAGCATGTTAATATATCTATTATTTGATAAAGAATATGCTACAAGTCATGCTATTCATATTTTCAATAACATTCTGGCAAAAATTAAGGACATTTCCAATCACGTCAAACATTTGATGAACAGTAAATTCTACTTTCTGCCTTTGGGTAAATAAATGGGGTCTTTCAGTGAGGTGGTGGAAAACAGATCATGTGAAGGCTGCTTTTAAAATCTGCCCTTTGCTCCAACGACCATCAGCCCCTTCGGTTACCACTGAATTTCTCAGCTATTTTCTGTAGTTCCAAATCCATCGCAGCCAAGttttcaagttctttttcctagaaaatacagaaaagtagaggCATGAGGTCCCAGATCAAGTTAGTTCTTTGCAGTTCTAGGGAGTCTGAACAGAAGGGGGAATTTTTGATATGTTAGAGGCTATAGGAGATACCCgacatcagtggttttcaaagtgtggttccttgaccagcagcatcagtatcaccagGGAACTCGTCAGAAATACAGGTTCTTGGGCCCCACCTGGGGCctacctactgaatcagaaactctaagGCTAGAAATCCCACATGATTCTGAGGCACATTCAAGCCTGAGAAGCACCAACCTACATAATcaatattgggggaaaaaaacattgtTAAGGAAGGTAAAGCTCTGGTAATGTTCCTTCTCCTACACGTAGATGTCTGACTGTTATAGGCCAAGAGATGACAGAGATAGAACTAAGCAACTAACTTCTGTATCACCTGTTCTTTCCTACCCTGGAAAATAGTGATGAAAAGTCAAATGACCAAGGAGAAGACActagaccagtggttttcaaccttCGCTGAACATTGAAACCACCTGGGAGCTTTAAAACATCCTGATGCCCAGGCAGCATCCAGTACCAAACAGAAGCTCTGGGTGTGGGTCCCAGATGTCAGTAATTTTTCAAGCTCTCCAGGGGATTACAACATGCAGCCGAGGTTGAGaagcactgcagcactgcagTGGGAGGAAGTGGACAGGTCTGTGGACAATGGCTAGATGCCAGGTGGAAATCAAACCCAGAGGTTGTCTCCGCTCTGTTATTAGGCGTACAGTCCCATGGTGATTAATCCCCATCCATATCTCCCCCTAGTATCAGATAGTCTTGTATATAACATATTAAAATTAACCACCTGAAGTTAGTTTTAAGCAAAAGCCCCACAGCATACCTCTTCCTCTGTCAGAACTCCTTGGCCAGCTCTCTCCTCTTCACTTTCTGCTGCGTGGCGACGGTGCATCTGCTCCTCCGAGCCATAGAAGTCCGGGAACTCAGCTGACTTCTTCCTGTAGTGAAGGAGCCGGTCCAGTTCGGCCACTCTGTCATACTGCCTTTTCAGATCCAGTTTGGGGGCCAGGTTTCTCTTCTCATACCCCCAGTTTACATCCTCCTCAAAGGGCTTTTTCTCCCACCAGTCATAGTTGTATTCTGGGAAGAAATTCTTCTCATTCAAGGTCAGCCCGTTCTCCTCTTCACCCTCAAGAGAATTGTCATCCAGGTGGTCTTTTCTCTCAAACCGGCTGCTCTTCCACTGGGGAGGGTCGTAGTATGGACTGACAAGCTCAGCTAATCTCTCCTTTTCGGTGATGTGAGGGGGAGCATACTGTTTGCCTCGAAGCCTCGCTTCTTCCCTGTTCTCTTCAGCGTCTTGTGGGTCCCCCAGCTGCGGCCACTTCCCTCGGGCCCCTTCCTCACCCCTTTCCTCATCATAGTCGAGGTAATTTCGCACCTCGCCTGGTGGATGCCGCCTCGCCTTGTCCGTCTGGCTTTCCTGAACACGGTGGTGCGCTTCACCCAAGAACCGTTTCTCTTCTGTTTGGTGTAGAGTGGAGTAGGCTCCCGGCTCCTCTACCCGGGCTCTGTGGCGGGGTCCCCCCTCCTGGCCTCTCTCTTCCTCGCTCTCCTCGTCATAGCCGTGCGCCATGCTATTCAGCTCTAGGCTGAGGCCTTTTCTCCTGTCCTCCTCCTCTGGGCTCTCCTCACTGCGAGGCCTGGGAGCCCGGTGCTCTTCACTTCCTTTGCCCCCATATCGTGCCCCCTCCAGGTCCCCGGGAGCCCGGGCAGCCAGGTGACTCCTCACTTCCTCCTCATATTCGGCTTCTTCCTCCGAAGCCCTGGAAAGGGTTGGATGGCGGGCTCTCTTTTCCCCTGAGCCGCCTGTGCCCACGTGTGGCTCCTCCCAGGAGTACCCCCTTCCCTCAGCGGGAGGACTCCCTTCCTGAGAGGACCTGTCGGGCCTGCTCCTCCCATGGTGGTGTCTTGGCCTCGAGCGTCGCTTGTCCGCCTCGGGGCTGACATCCTCGTCGCTCTCCTCAGGTCCTTCCTGGCGCTCGGGGTGGCTTTGCGGTTCTCGGGGCCCATTCTCCTGGCTTCCGGTCTCCTCTCCACTCTCCTGGCTGCTCCTCTCCCGGCTGTGCGACttctccaggccccctgcagaCTGCGTATCGTATCTGGACACTAACTCCTCTTTCTTAGCTGGAGTCTGGTTTCTGTGGCTGGGAAGAGCAGTTTGTGCCTCTCCTGGCCCCCCAGGGTGTCTCTCCTCACTGCCATCTTCCACACGCTCCCTTTTCTGATATTTCTCcgcctcttcttcctccctgtcGTGTCCCTTGCTCTTCTCAGAATGGCGTGCCTTTGCTTCTTTGGCCACTTGGCTGCCTTGGGGCTCGCCTGCCCGCTCTCGGCTGTGCCCACCGCCCTCTGTGTCTGCCACTGTCTGGCCTTGGGCGTCCTCCTCCCCTACGTCCTCCCTACTGGAGGTCCTGGGGGCTTCTGAGGTGTCAGCTGGGTCTCTTAACAATCTCACTTCAAaccttgtgttttcattttcacttttctcttcatctttgagctgttttccacctataatgaaaataaaaaagagtaagtATACTTCAGAATTGTTTGTGGTTCACTAAGCACAGCCTCAGTGATCACTACAAATCCTAAAGATCCTGAAAGTCCTTGggtaattttttaagttaataaagAATATACTCagattacttttaaaagaaatggtatggggacttccctggtggtccagcggttaagactccacactcccagtgcagggggccagggttcgatccctggtcagggaactagatcctgcctgctgcaaccaagatcccatgcgctgcaactaagatccagcacagccaaataaataaataaatattaaaaaaaaagaaagaaagaaatgttatgaAAACTCCTTAGCTGTGTTTAAATCTGATAATAAATTctctgcatatttattttttaataacaccCAACAAGCATCTTTCAATGACCAAATTGAAATCCAAATATAGGTTTATAAAATACTAGAAGTTAGAACCAGAAGATACCTTAGAATTTGTGTATTTCAACCTCCTCTTTTTGTGGACagagacactgaggctcagagaggtgtaATTCAGGACCATTATTTCCATGTTTGCTCTAAGTAGGGGTTTAAAAGTTAGCGTTGTGTAAATGGTTCCCACTAGAATCCAGCTAAATGAAGTTAAATGCCCAAAATGGGAAATACCAGATTCAACAAAggattaaaaatgtgtttaattagTTTACCAGATTTTTATTATCCAATCAACTGTGTAGATGCAACTTAGCAGTAAGTGACAATAAAACTTAGTAATTGGTGATAAGCAGGGTGTTTGTTTCTTCCCTGAGAAAACTGCACAGCAGTGGAAAGGACCATGTCCTTCCCTCACTCAGGTCCCATCCACCCCACATGTTCTCAAAGGTTGAGAATGAACTTCAGTAAACTGAGTTATCTTTGTATTGCACAAATCAACAGTAGACAGTATAACCGACATTTTAATTGAATGctgttttttctcatcttttccaaATGTTGACAGCATCTTCACTAAATCCTCCTTAACTCAAGGGCAGCCTGTGAAAGAAGATATGCAGTTAACACTGTCTGAGTTGTTAGCTGGGAGGGCTTGGATTTCAACTGATGTCACTGAGTTCATATAGAACACCTGAAGCCAAGGCTGCTCACAGCTCTAGGCTGACGTCTGCGCCATCCATGGTGGGGGCCACCAAACCTTTGTGGCTACTgagaacttgaaatgtggctggtccaGGCTGAGACATGTTGTAAATGTAAGAAACCACCAGATTTCAGACTTCAGATGAAAAACAAGAATGTAAAATACCTCAAATTTtcatattgattatatgttggaatgataatattttggatgtacaagataatatgtattataaacaTATTGTATGTACAAATTgtatattgaataaaataaattggacaaaactaaatatattattaaaattaatttcacctgtctacttttttaatgtggctactgaaaaatttgaaattatatttgtgGTTCACATGATATTTCTATTGAATGGCTCTTGATGAGTCATTTTGAACTGATAtttgcaaaatagaaaaaaatggtctGTTTTGTAAAAATGTCCAAGAAATAGCAGACAGTCTATTCCTCTCTGCCTAAAAGCCCAGCCTGGCATgataatattttcatgttttatgagGCAACTGAAAGGTCCCTGACCTTCCACACCCAGACACCTGAGGGCTGGCCCCTCACCAGTGCCTTTGCCTTTTAAGAGCCAGTGGTGGTGTGTGCAGCACTGAGGCAGGGCTGACCAGGTATGCACAGGTAAGCAGGGAGGTTTTGAGCAGATACTGATGTCATCTGGACAGAATCTCAGCTTCCCGAGGCAGAGGCTGTGTGGCCCTTTTCCTACTGCCTGCTGGTCAAGAAgagaagcatttttattttttccaggttaAATGTGTGCTGCTTGTAGCAGCTTGCCTGAGGCTTAGCACTTCCTCCTAAATTTAGCTTTAAGTCCCCTCAGGTGAGATCTGAGGAAGGCTGTGATTAGCAGCATACAGTCTTGTCAATCTGTAAAACCAAGGTGTGAAGCTCACTCTTACTTcaagtaaaaaggagaaaatgcacCTTCCATCCCTAACTATCATGTTGCAGAGATGACCTGATCAAAGAAATTGTTATACCTGTTAAGAAATTGGACTATGAATTCCCTAAGATCTCTTCAAGCCATGAAACAATGATTCTTCCCTGCTCCCCAAATGTTTGTTTGCTCAGTAAGCGTGTGCTAACCGAGATGTGCTGGAGAGAGTGGGAGTGGAGACAGAGATgggctggggatgggagggaggctacATGAAGGAATTCATCCAACTTGTTGGCAGAAAGCTCCACCAGTCCTGTGACCAGCATAAGACATTTcagcaggagagagaaaaccAGAATAGGACAGaagtgt
This genomic stretch from Globicephala melas chromosome 15, mGloMel1.2, whole genome shotgun sequence harbors:
- the CHGB gene encoding secretogranin-1; translation: MQPAVLLGLLGATMMAAVSSMPVDIRNHSEETVTRCIIEVLSNALSKSNTPPITPECRQVLKKSGKQLKDEEKSENENTRFEVRLLRDPADTSEAPRTSSREDVGEEDAQGQTVADTEGGGHSRERAGEPQGSQVAKEAKARHSEKSKGHDREEEEAEKYQKRERVEDGSEERHPGGPGEAQTALPSHRNQTPAKKEELVSRYDTQSAGGLEKSHSRERSSQESGEETGSQENGPREPQSHPERQEGPEESDEDVSPEADKRRSRPRHHHGRSRPDRSSQEGSPPAEGRGYSWEEPHVGTGGSGEKRARHPTLSRASEEEAEYEEEVRSHLAARAPGDLEGARYGGKGSEEHRAPRPRSEESPEEEDRRKGLSLELNSMAHGYDEESEEERGQEGGPRHRARVEEPGAYSTLHQTEEKRFLGEAHHRVQESQTDKARRHPPGEVRNYLDYDEERGEEGARGKWPQLGDPQDAEENREEARLRGKQYAPPHITEKERLAELVSPYYDPPQWKSSRFERKDHLDDNSLEGEEENGLTLNEKNFFPEYNYDWWEKKPFEEDVNWGYEKRNLAPKLDLKRQYDRVAELDRLLHYRKKSAEFPDFYGSEEQMHRRHAAESEEERAGQGVLTEEEEKELENLAAMDLELQKIAEKFSGNRRG